One window of Bacteroidia bacterium genomic DNA carries:
- a CDS encoding OmpH family outer membrane protein, producing FAYVDTDYILKNIPSYQAAQAQLDKISVDWQKEIEAIYAQVDKLYKDFQAEKVLLTEEMRSKRENDIVVKEKEAKDLQKKYFGKEGELYKKRQELVKPIQDEVFNSVKDIATEGNYAIIFDTAGSLNMLYTDSKLDKSDDVLKKLGYKN from the coding sequence ATTTGCTTATGTTGATACGGATTATATTTTAAAAAATATTCCATCCTATCAGGCAGCACAGGCTCAACTTGATAAAATATCAGTCGATTGGCAAAAAGAGATTGAAGCAATTTATGCTCAGGTTGACAAATTGTATAAAGACTTTCAGGCAGAGAAAGTTTTATTAACAGAAGAAATGAGATCTAAAAGAGAAAATGATATAGTGGTTAAAGAAAAAGAAGCAAAAGATCTTCAAAAGAAATATTTTGGAAAAGAAGGCGAACTATACAAAAAACGTCAGGAGTTAGTAAAACCAATTCAGGATGAAGTTTTTAATTCAGTTAAAGACATTGCTACAGAAGGTAATTATGCAATAATTTTTGATACCGCTGGTAGTTTAAATATGCTTTATACAGATTCAAAACTGGATAAAAGTGACGATGTACTTAAAAAGTTGGGTTATAAGAATTAA